The DNA region GGCGAGATAAATGGGTTGAGGGAGCTCGTGAGGTCGAGGAGGGAGATGGTGCTGTCCGATGCAACCACGCTGGCAGTCCTCCTGCTGAGCTTGATCACGATTTCGATCGTTTCTATAACAATACTTATCTTGAACCTCTGGAGGAGGAGCGCAGGGGAAGAGGTGTCCTAGGGATGTGCGGCATAGCCGGGATCACCAGGAGGAACGCTGGAGTGATCTCAGATCTGCTGAGAGCATTGAAGAACTTGGAGTACAGGGGATACGATTCTGCCGGGATTGCGGTATCGCTGAACGGTGAGATCCTCGTGAGGAAGGGGGTCGGGACGATAGATCAGGTGATAGGCGGTGATCCGCTGGAGGATGGTGAGGTCGGGATAGGGCACACCAGGTGGGCGACTCACGGTGGGGTGAGCGTGGAGAACGCCCATCCTCACACATCCTGCGACGGCAGGATAGCCCTGGTTCACAACGGAACATTGGACGGATTTGAGGAGCTCAGAGAGGAGCTGATGGCGAGAGGGCACTCCTTCAGATCGGATACCGATACCGAGGTGATAGTGCATCTGGTGGAGGAGGGCATCAGAGGCGGAATGGATCCCGTGAGCGCGCTGGCCAGCGCGCTAGGAAGGTTGGGGGGAAGCTACGCGGTGGCTATGATAGTGGCCGGTATGCATTCTATCTTCTTGGCCAGGTACAAGAGCCCGCTCGTCATAGGGTTGGGGAGGGGGGAGAACTACTGCGCCTCCGATGTAGCGGCGCTCCTCCACCTGACCAGGGAGTTCATATTCTTGGAGGATGGGGAGCTGGCTGAGCTGACCCCTGAGAGCATCAGGGTCTGGAGGCTGATGGAGGGAAGGCTTTTGGAGGTTGAAAAGACCGTGGAGAGGGTGGAATGGGTTCCTCAGCAGATGGACAAGGGGAGCTATGAGCACTTCATGCTGAAGGAGATATGGGAGCAGCCTCACATATTGAGGAAGATAGCCGAGACCGTTGAGTACTACAGGAAGTTCTCAGAGAAGCTGAGGCTTGCCCTAGAAGGAGGATGGCTCTCAATAGTGGCAGCTGGCACATCTCTGCACGCTGGCATGATAGGGAAGTATTACCTCTCCAGGATCTCCGGCCTTAGGTCTGAAGTGATTATAGCATCCGAGTTCCCGGACTGGTCGCACCACCTGGGCGAGGGCGACGTCGTTCTGGCCATAAGCCAGTCTGGGGAGACCGCCGACGTCTTGGAAGCCGTGAGGATCGCCAGGAGGAAGGGGGCGAGGATCTTCTCGATAGTGAACGTACCGGGGAGCACCCTAACGAGGCTCTCAGAGGATCACGTCTTCATACAGGCGGGTCCCGAGGTGGGGGTGGCCGCCACAAAGACCTTCACGGCCCAGGTGGCCACGCTGTATGTGGTATCATCCCTCATATCCGACCCCGATTCCGGTGCTGATTTGAGGAGGGACCTCGAGGAGGTCTCCAGGGTGATCTTGGACAGCATGGAGGGGCTCGTTGAGGAGGCCAAGGATCTGTCCAAGGTCATGAAGCTCAGGAGGGATGCCTTCTTCCTCGGCAGGGGGGTGAACTACCCGACGGCCCTGGAGGGCGCCCTCAAGCTGAAGGAGATAAGCTACATACACGCCGAGGGTTACGCGGCTGGGGAGTACAAGCACGGACCCCTAGCGCTCATAGAGGAGGGAGTGCCGGTCATAGCGGTGATCCCAACCGAGACGGCCCTGATGAGCAAGATAGTGTACAACCTGATGGAGGTGAGGGCCAGGGGGGCCTTCACGGTAACGATCCAACCGCCTGAGGTGAGCCTACCATCCGATAGGAGGATC from Candidatus Korarchaeota archaeon NZ13-K includes:
- the glmS gene encoding glutamine--fructose-6-phosphate transaminase (isomerizing); translation: MCGIAGITRRNAGVISDLLRALKNLEYRGYDSAGIAVSLNGEILVRKGVGTIDQVIGGDPLEDGEVGIGHTRWATHGGVSVENAHPHTSCDGRIALVHNGTLDGFEELREELMARGHSFRSDTDTEVIVHLVEEGIRGGMDPVSALASALGRLGGSYAVAMIVAGMHSIFLARYKSPLVIGLGRGENYCASDVAALLHLTREFIFLEDGELAELTPESIRVWRLMEGRLLEVEKTVERVEWVPQQMDKGSYEHFMLKEIWEQPHILRKIAETVEYYRKFSEKLRLALEGGWLSIVAAGTSLHAGMIGKYYLSRISGLRSEVIIASEFPDWSHHLGEGDVVLAISQSGETADVLEAVRIARRKGARIFSIVNVPGSTLTRLSEDHVFIQAGPEVGVAATKTFTAQVATLYVVSSLISDPDSGADLRRDLEEVSRVILDSMEGLVEEAKDLSKVMKLRRDAFFLGRGVNYPTALEGALKLKEISYIHAEGYAAGEYKHGPLALIEEGVPVIAVIPTETALMSKIVYNLMEVRARGAFTVTIQPPEVSLPSDRRICVDVKDELTSPIVYAVPLQLIAYYTALELGRNPDKPRNLAKSVTVE